The stretch of DNA AGCTTTCATTCAAGTCGTCTATATATGGAAAAATTTTGAATAGTCATAGGGTTTTCTTACTATCACTGGTTTACGTACCTATTTTTTCTTGTTAATTTGACGGCTATGGAACCTGTCCCCATGTCCCGTTAGTTGCGGATGAGGTAGTCGAATGCACCAAGGGCTGCTGTTGCTCCGGATCCCATGGAGATGATGATTTGGTTGTAGGTGCTGTTTGTACAGTCTCCTGCTGCAAATACTCCCGGAATGGAAGTGGCTCCACGGTTATCGACGATGATTTCACCGATGCGGCTGCGCTCGAGTGTTCCTTCCAGCCATTCTGTATTTGGTACAAGGCCGATTTGGATAAACACGCCTTGTAATTCAATGTGATGGTCTTCGCCAGTTTCGCGGTTGGTGTAAGTAATGCCTGTGACATTATCAGTCCCGGTAATTTCCTGGGTCGCCGCATTGGTTACGACAGTCACGTTTGGCAGGCTGTTCAGACGCTCTTGCAGGACTTTGTCTGCTTTTAGCTCTGATCCAAATTCAAGAACGGTCACATGTTTGACGATCCCTGCAAGGTCGATTGCTGCTTCGACACCGGAGTTGCCGCCGCCGATGACCGCAACGTCTTTCCCTGCGAATAATGGACCATCACAGTGCGGGCAGTATGCGACGCCCTTGTTTTTGAGTTCTTGTTCACCCGGAACGTTGATATTACGCCAGCGTGCACCTGTTGAAAGAATCACGGATTTACTTTTCAGAACAGCACCATTTTCAAGAGTCACTTCGAAAAGGTCCTTCTTTTCTAAATGCTTCGCACGCTGCAAGTCCATGATATCAATATCATACTCTTTTACGTGCTCCTCAAGGGCAGATGCGAGCTTCGGACCTTCCGTAGCTTTTACACTGATAAAGTTTTCGATGCTCAGCGTATCCAGGACCTGGCCGCCGAAGCGTTCTGCCAAAATCCCCGTGCGGATGCCTTTACGCGCAGCATAAATAGCAGCGCTTGCACCAGCTGGTCCGCCGCCGACAACAAGGACATCGTATGGATCTTTTTCAGCAAAATTTTCAGCACTAGAGCCTTCGCCCAATTTAGCCAGGATTTCCTGAATGGAAATTCGGCCGCCATTCCAGAATTCGCCGTTTAGGAAAACGCCAGGTACGGCCATCACATTCTTACTTTCAACTTCGTCTTTAAATGCTGCTCCATCAATCATTGTGTGCGTAATGTTAGGGTTCAGCACACTCATGATATTCAGGGCCT from Falsibacillus pallidus encodes:
- the ahpF gene encoding alkyl hydroperoxide reductase subunit F, translated to MALDAEIKSQLNQYLQLLENDILLKVSAGKDDVAKEMLALVEELASLSSKITVEEAELNRTPSFSINRIGEDTGITFAGVPLGHEFTSLVLALLQVSGRAPKVEQNVMDQIKNIEGPYHFETYVSLTCHNCPDVVQALNIMSVLNPNITHTMIDGAAFKDEVESKNVMAVPGVFLNGEFWNGGRISIQEILAKLGEGSSAENFAEKDPYDVLVVGGGPAGASAAIYAARKGIRTGILAERFGGQVLDTLSIENFISVKATEGPKLASALEEHVKEYDIDIMDLQRAKHLEKKDLFEVTLENGAVLKSKSVILSTGARWRNINVPGEQELKNKGVAYCPHCDGPLFAGKDVAVIGGGNSGVEAAIDLAGIVKHVTVLEFGSELKADKVLQERLNSLPNVTVVTNAATQEITGTDNVTGITYTNRETGEDHHIELQGVFIQIGLVPNTEWLEGTLERSRIGEIIVDNRGATSIPGVFAAGDCTNSTYNQIIISMGSGATAALGAFDYLIRN